The Flavobacteriales bacterium genome contains the following window.
ACTATCGGTGACGACGATCGGTGAAGTCACCAGTTCGTTGCTGCGATGGCCGGCACGATCGGTGATGTGGAACGTGTAGGTCATGGTCTCTTCCCCACTGTTGCCGAGCAGGAACAGCGGAACGAGTTCGACCTGCAATTCGCCTTGTATGGACAACTGTTCTCCAGGCGGCGCGAGCGGTGGGATGTGATAACCATCCGCAGTGCTCAGGCGACTGTCCTTCACCCACAATGTGTATGCATCGGGATCATCCTGGCCCAGGTCACCGTCGGGGTCTTTGTAGCTGAAGCGCAGTACCACACGATCCTCGAACTGCACCACGGCATTGGGACCAGCGCTCAGTAACGTGATCTCCGGTGGGCCGCTTTCCACGCCTTCCTTTTTGCAAGAGGCGAGCAGCACCACGGAGAAGAGGAGTGCGAGCAACTGCTTCATGGATTCACGAGAATGGTGAAGTAGTTGAGCATCGGCGCCGTTGTGCCATCGTTGGGCACTTCGGTATTGTCCGTGTGGTCACCGTCGTTCACGTAGGCGCGCACGAACAGCAGGGTGCCCGGCGCGTAGGTGCTCAGGTCGAGCGTTGCTTGATGCGTGAACGTGGTGTTGCTGTTGCCGAAGTCGGGGCCACTTATGCTGGCGCCGGTGATGAGGTCTTGCTCGGGCACGAGCGGGAACCCACCGATGGCGGTCGCGACTTTCACCTTGTTGTGGGTGAGCGCAGTGGCCGAGGTACTGTCGTCCGCGAAGGCGAACCAGAGATCGATGCTGCTGCCCGATACTTCAATGGGGTTCACGCCAGCACCTTGGCCGCGTGGGAATGGGTTGCTCGTGGCGCCCTGTGGAAAGGCGAGCATCCCGGTAACCTGCGGCTCGCGGTTGCCGAGCGTGGGACTTCCACCGAACATGTCATGTGCGCCGTAATTGATCCACGCGGTAATGGCATTGATGTACATCGTCTGGTTCTCGCCCCAGTCCGTGCCGATGTACTCCAAGGGCATCATGCCGCTGGTGTTGGGCACGAAGACGGTAAGGCGCTCGTGCAAGAAGGACAGCTGTGCGTTGCCCGGCTGCACGCGATAGGTAAAGCTCTCCTGCGGATCGTTGTTGGTCACCGGTGCGAACACCAAGGAGTTGTAGCTGCTGGCGATGCTGCGGAAGTCCGGCTCGAAGTGGCCGTCGTGGCAGCCGCTGTTGGCGCATGTGGGCCGGAAGACCTTTTGGTGCAGCCAAGCAAAATTGTCCGGGGGGAGGTTCTCCGCGGGCGGGTTCGGCGAAGCGTGCACGAGTTCGTCGTACGGGTTCACCTGCTCCTTGCTGCACGCGGCAACGAAGACGGCAATGACGGTTATGGTGGTCGTGCGCTTCATGTCATATGCGGTCGAAGAGCGATAGGCTTCCGGCATCGATCAGGCCGGCGCTCATCACTTCGTTCTTTACGCCGAGCAGCTCAGCGATGGTGGGCACCACGTCCGTTGCGATGCCCACGGGACTGCCCTCGCTGCCGATGCGCAGGTTGCTCTGCACCCCGGCACCCACCATCATTCCGAAAATGCGCAAAGCATTGGCATCGCTGTGATCGTACCCGAACCAGTCGTTCTCGTCGCGGATCGCGTTCGGCTGGTCGTTGCGGCCGCATTCGGGCACGACGATCAGCGTGGTGTTGCCGGCAATCTCCGGGATCTGCGTCTGGATGTAGTTCCACAGGTGGCCCACGCTGTGATCGGCCCTGTGCAGGCTGGCGAGGTAGCCGGTGAAGCTGCCGTGGCAACCGTCCACACTGCTCATGTTCACTACCGTGAGCGCTGGTTTGAACCACTTCATCACTTCGCAGGCGTATCCCACGGTCTGTGCATCGCCATTGTCATGGACGGGCGGGTGCGCCACCGTTCCGTTCGCGGTCTTGCTGAACATCTCCACCATGAAGGCTTTGATGTCCTGCTTCTCATCGGGCGTATTGCCGATGCCGGTGGCCACGTTGCCCACGTTCTCGAAGCTGTTGTCGAGGAAAGCCTTCATCTCGTACATCGGCGCGAGCTGGTCCTGGGGATGGTAGACCTTGGCGTTGCTCAAGTACTGATCTCCGAGCGGACCGAACGTGATGTTGGGCGCGAAGAAGTTGGCACCGTAGCGCGCGCCGTACTGCGGGTGGATGCTGTAGTTGAGCAGCGGCACGCTGTTGCCGATGGTGTTGCCGATGAACCAGGTCTTGGTCGCGGGCAGACCGGCGTGGCGGCGCAGGTATTCGAAGATGGTCGGGTTGAGCGGCTTTTGCGTGAGGCCCTGCGTGGTGGCCTGGCTTCCCTGCAGCAGTGAGTTGAGACCACCGTAATGCCCCGCATTCACCGCGCGCATTTCGGCGAAGAGCGTGCCTTGCGATTCGAGGGTGGTGTTGAGCAGGCCGGGGATCGGGTTGATGCCGCCGAGACCGGTCCCGTACACGATCTTCTGTCCAGGGGCCTGCCCATTGAGCATGTTGTACATGATGTTGCCCTCGTACATCTCGTTCTGCGCATCGGCCAGGTAGCGCATGCCGATGCTCTCCTGTTGGCGCACGCCACCGGCGAACATTACCAGCACCACGTGCTGCGCACCGCCGCCGCCACCGCTGGCCGCGAACAGCCGTCCGCTCGGGAGGATGTAGGGCATCACGAAGGCACCAGCTGCTGCTGCGCCTGCGCGTTTGATGAAGTTCCTGCGGTCCATGCGTTGAACGCCGTAGTCCGGCGAAGGCGTTGTCGTTCGTTCAGTAGAAGAGGTATTCGTCGCTCATGGCGAAGGAGAAGTAGATGATCTCCGGTGTCACGTTCGGGTCGGCTTCGATGTAGTTGCGGAACCAGGTCTTCTCGGCTTCGGTCGGGTTGCGCACCAGGAAGCGGTTGTAGGTTCCGATGATGAAGGCTTCGATATCAGCGCGCATCGTTGCGTCATCGGGGATGATCACGCCGGGCTTGTTCATGAAGTTGCTGATGATCACCTCGCGGGCCAGCTCCTTGTCGCCGATGCTCTGGATGCACTGGTCCAGCTCGTAGAGCTCGTTCGCGCTCAGGGCGTCCTGGAACAGGTTGGCGTGCAGGATGGCCGCGTACTGCTGGTTGGTCTTTTCGTTGTCCTTGATCGTCCCGGGTGCGTTCAGTTGCACCTCGTTCACTTCGTACTCAAGGTCCTTGGTGCAGGAGGTGGCGACGAGCAAGAGCAATGCGACCCCTATCCCAACCTTTCCGAGCCTGCCCTGAGCGGAGCGGAAGGGGTGGTGAAAGGAGCAGCATCCCGTCTTCGATGGAGCACTCATGTTCATGTCAATCGATGTTGGCGTATTCATCGCTGGTGAGGATGGCGCGTTGCACGCGTTGCAGGTCGCCGTCGGCGTTGAAGTGCGACAAGGCGTTGTACACCTCGTAGGTGCTGGCCTCGCGGCCCATGAACGTGCGATAGCTCCAGCGCACCATGCCTTCGCGGAACTCGGCGGTGCCGGTGAGGATCTGCACGTAGTCGCCCTTGTTCTGGCCGCTTTGCGCGAAGAGGATCGTCGCGGAGCTGTTCTCCACCATGTCGAAGCCGGCATTGAACTCCGCGCTGGTGGGGAACCGCAGCAACAGATTGTCGAACGTGGCATTGATGAAGTTGAACGTGTTCATGTTGATCTGGTCGTAGATGCTGTTGAACACCATGTAGCCCATCACGTCATCGATGCCGATCAGCCCGTTCATGTAATTCTCGCGGCTGTTCTTCAGGTTGCGCAGCTTCTGTAGCTCGCTGTTCGTCTCATTGAGCCCCTGGGTGTTGCCCGCGAGCGAATCGGCCAGGGCATCCTGTTCGGCCGTGGCGATGGCGCCGTCGATGATGTCGTCGCTGCATCCTTCGAGGCAGCGGGCCTTGTAGAGTTCGTACTGGCGCTGGTAGTAGGCACGCTTGTAACTGCTGTCGCCTTCCACGTAGGCCGTGC
Protein-coding sequences here:
- a CDS encoding twin-arginine translocation signal domain-containing protein, producing the protein MDRRNFIKRAGAAAAGAFVMPYILPSGRLFAASGGGGGAQHVVLVMFAGGVRQQESIGMRYLADAQNEMYEGNIMYNMLNGQAPGQKIVYGTGLGGINPIPGLLNTTLESQGTLFAEMRAVNAGHYGGLNSLLQGSQATTQGLTQKPLNPTIFEYLRRHAGLPATKTWFIGNTIGNSVPLLNYSIHPQYGARYGANFFAPNITFGPLGDQYLSNAKVYHPQDQLAPMYEMKAFLDNSFENVGNVATGIGNTPDEKQDIKAFMVEMFSKTANGTVAHPPVHDNGDAQTVGYACEVMKWFKPALTVVNMSSVDGCHGSFTGYLASLHRADHSVGHLWNYIQTQIPEIAGNTTLIVVPECGRNDQPNAIRDENDWFGYDHSDANALRIFGMMVGAGVQSNLRIGSEGSPVGIATDVVPTIAELLGVKNEVMSAGLIDAGSLSLFDRI